In Apteryx mantelli isolate bAptMan1 chromosome 26, bAptMan1.hap1, whole genome shotgun sequence, a single window of DNA contains:
- the WNT4 gene encoding protein Wnt-4 — protein MSPEYFLRSLLLIILATFSANASNWLYLAKLSSVGSISEEETCEKLKGLIQRQVQMCKRNLEVMDSVRRGAQLAIEECQYQFRNRRWNCSTLDTLPVFGKVVTQGTREAAFVYAISSAGVAFAVTRACSSGELEKCGCDRTVQGGSPQGFQWSGCSDNIAYGVAFSQSFVDVRERSKGASSNRALMNLHNNEAGRKAILNNMRVECKCHGVSGSCEFKTCWKAMPPFRKVGNVLKEKFDGATEVEQSEIGSTKVLVPKNSQFKPHTDEDLVYLDSSPDFCDHDLKNGVLGTSGRQCNKTSKAIDGCELMCCGRGFHTDEVEVVERCSCKFHWCCSVKCKPCHRVVEIHTCR, from the exons GTACCTGGCGAAGCTGTCTTCGGTGGGGAGCATCTCCGAGGAGGAGACCTGCGAGAAGCTGAAGGGCTTGATCCAGCGCCAGGTGCAGATGTGCAAGAGGAACCTGGAGGTGATGGACTCGGTGCGGCGCGGTGCCCAGCTGGCCATCGAGGAGTGCCAGTACCAATTCCGCAACCGCCGCTGGAACTGCTCCACGCTGGACACGCTGCCCGTTTTTGGGAAGGTTGTGACGCAAG GGACGCGGGAGGCAGCGTTCGTCTACGCCATCTCTTCGGCAGGGGTGGCCTTCGCGGTGACCCGAGCCTGCAGCAGCGGCGAGCTGGAAAAGTGTGGATGTGACCGCACGGTGCAAGGGGGCAGCCCACAGG GCTTCCAGTGGTCGGGCTGCTCCGATAACATCGCCTACGGCGTGGCCTTCTCGCAGTCCTTCGTCGACGTCCGGGAGAGGAGCAAAGGGGCCTCTTCCAACAGAGCGTTAATGAACCTCCACAACAACGAGGCGGGGAGGAAG GCGATCCTGAACAACATGCGGGTGGAGTGCAAGTGTCACGGCGTGTCGGGCTCGTGTGAGTTCAAGACGTGCTGGAAAGCCATGCCCCCCTTCCGCAAAGTGGGCAACGTGCTGAAGGAGAAATTTGACGGCGCCACGGAGGTCGAGCAGAGCGAGATTGGCTCCACCAAGGTGCTGGTGCCGAAAAACTCCCAGTTCAAACCACACACAGACGAGGACCTCGTCTACCTGGACTCCAGTCCCGACTTCTGCGACCACGACCTCAAGAACGGGGTGCTGGGCACCAGCGGCCGGCAGTGCAACAAGACCTCCAAGGCCATCGACGGCTGCGAGCTCATGTGCTGCGGCAGGGGCTTTCATACGGACGAGGTGGAGGTGGTGGAAAGGTGCAGCTGCAAGTTTCACTGGTGCTGCTCCGTCAAGTGCAAACCCTGCCATCGGGTGGTGGAAATCCATACGTGCCGGTGA